The Salinicoccus sp. RF5 region ACAATTCTTGCAGCCCAGCACTACGAAAATATGATTGAGCGGATAGAAGATTTCCCAATTAACGTGGATATGATGAGCCGCTTCCGGACTTCAGGTCAGCTGAAGAAGACGAAGGAAGGCCTTAAGAAGGGGACCGTCGATATCGTAGTGGGGACACACAAGATCCTTGGGAAGGATGTCGAATTCAAGGATCTTGGCCTGCTCATCGTCGATGAGGAGCAGCGCTTCGGTGTCCGCCATAAGGAGAAGATCAAACAGCTCAGGACCAATGTGGATGTACTGACGCTGACTGCAACCCCAATCCCAAGAACGCTGCACATGAGCCTCTCTGGTGTAAGGGACCTCTCCGTCATCGAGACGCCACCTGAAAACCGTTTCCCGGTCCAGACATATGTGCTCGAATACCAGGCCGATTTCGTGCGCGAAGCGATCGAACGGGAGCTCGCACGTGACGGTCAGGTATTCTATCTGCATAACCGTGTGGACACGATCTATCAGAAAAAGGCACATGTCGAAGCGATGGTGCCTGATGCGGAAGTGGGCGTCATGCATGCCAAGATGAATGAGAAGGAAGTGGAGGAGACGATGATGGCGTTCGTCAACGGCGAATACGATGTCCTCGTCACAACAACAATCATCGAAACGGGTGTCGATGTCCCGAATGCGAACACCCTGATCATCGAGGATGCCGACCGCTTCGGCCTGAGCCAGCTCTATCAGCTGCGCGGCCGTGTGGGACGGAGCAACCGCATCAGCTATGCCTACCTCTTCCATCAGCCGGACAAGGTGCTGACTGAAGTGGCTGAGAAAAGGCTTGAAGCGATCAAAGAATATACGGAACTCGGCAGCGGCTTCAAAATCGCGATGCGGGACCTGAATATCCGTGGTGCCGGCAACCTGCTCGGCAAGCACCAATCCGGATTCATCGATTCGGTGGGCTATGAACTCTATTCCGAGATGCTGGAGACGGCGGTCAAGGAGAAGCAGGGTGAGGCACCTGAACCGGAGCCGGTGAATATACCGATTGATGTGACACTGGATGCCTATATCCCGGCTACCTATATTTCGCATGAACAATCCAAGATCGATCTCTATAAAAGATTGAGGAAAGCCGAGTCCATAGAAGTCATAAGGGACATTGAAGATGAGCTGCTGGACCGGTTCGGCGACTATCCTGTGGAAGTGGAACGTCTTCTGCAGCTCGTGCGGATCAAGGTATATGCATTGATGTTCGGCATCTATCATGTCAAAGAGGATAAGCGCAATTTCTATCTGCATGTCTCAAAGCAGGCGACCAGCCAGATTGATGGAGAGAAACTGTTTATGGATACGCAGGAATTTGGGCGCATCATGAACATATCCGTGCAGGATGGTGAGATGCGCATCACGATTCGAAGCAGGGATGTTTCCCAGCTTGTAGAAATATTGAAGGCAGTGCAGGACAGCAGAATGGAGGAAGCAGTATGAAACGTATTGAAATAATCGGCCTTGGAAGTTCGGATTTTGACCAGATGCCCCTCGGCATCTGGCGCCGACTGGAAAGTGCCGGACGCATACATCTGCGGACGAAGGATCATCCGGCAGTCCAGGCCTTGGCCGCCGGTGGAGTGGACCTCGTGGATTACGACCATCTCTATGAGCAGCATCAAACGTTTGAGGAGACCTATGAAGCCATAGTATCGGCACTTATGGAAGAAGCGGAGCAGGGGGACGTGCTCTACGCTGTGCCGGGCCATCCGCTCTTCTATGAAACGACGACGGAACTTCTGATCGAACGGGAGAGGCAGGGGGAAGTGGTGCTGGCAATATCCGGCGGCCAGAGCTTCCTGGACCCGGTCATCACCACCCTCAGGATCCCCGTGAATGAAGGGTTCCAGGTGCTTGACGGGACGAGCTTCAAGCCAGGTGAACTGGATTACCGTAAGCACACGCTCGTTACACAAGTCTATGACCAGTACAGCCTCGGGGAGGCGAAGATATCCCTTCTGGACTATTACCCGGCAGAGACCGAAGCGAAGATTGTGGAGGCTGCGGGCAGTGCAGGGGAACAGGTCTACAGCATGGCGCTTCATGAAATCGACCATTTGGACATACAGAGCAATCTGCTCTGCCTCTACATCCCCCGTGTCGAGGACAGCAGCATGGCACAGCGCGACATTCATCATATGACGGAAATATTTGATACACTTGTGAGTGAAGAGGGGTGTCCGTGGGATAAGGTCCAGACACATGAATCGATTGAGCGCCATCTGATCGAGGAGGCGTATGAGGTGATAGAAGCGATCGAACGGCAGGACGATGAGGGGATCGTTGAAGAACTTGGCGATATACTTCTGCAGGTCGCCCTCCACAGCGCCATCGGCAAGAAGAACGGCTATTTCGACTTCTATGATGTGCTGGACAGCCTGAATGCCAAAGTCGTCAGGCGCCATCCGCACGTGTTCGGAGAAGCATCGGTGGAATCACTTGATGACCTGAGCCGTGTGTGGTCCGAGGCGAAGGCAAAAGAAGGCAAGAAGGAAAAGGTGAAATACGAGAAAGCGTATGGTGAAATCGTCCTGGAATGGATGAAGGAGACGATCCATCATGAGCGTCCACTGGAAGATATTATAAAAGAAAGAAGGGATAGGGATGAGACTTGATAAATTCCTGAAAGTGTCGAGAGTGATCAAAAGGCGTACACTTGCCAAGGAAATCAGCGATGAAGGCCGGGTTAAAGTCAATGACAGGGCGGCAAAGGCAGGCACGGACCTCTCTGTCGGGGACATCGTCGAGATAGAATTCGGCAGGAAGATCGTCACACTCGAAGTGGTGCAGCTCGAAGCGCATGCGAAGAAGGAAGACGCCGACCGGATGTACAGGATCATAAAAGAACAGAAAATTGAGAAGGATTCCAGTTTTCTCTAGTAAACAGCATGTTTATAGTGTATTTTAAAGATAGACAACGGACAAATTGAGGGTGTGTTGCCGTGAGCAAAGTTGTTAAGATCATCAATAATTACACTAGAAAACGTGAAAATGAACAGAAAACGAAACAGGACGAAAATCGTGTAGCAAAAAGGCGTACCCTGCTGTTCGGCAGCATACTGCTGGTGGCGGCGGGGATCCTGCTCCTCGTAGCCTTTAATCAGAAGAACCAGAACCAGCTGATCCATGAAGAACTGGTCCAGGCACAGGTCGTGCTCGACGAACGTAAAAATGAAGCGGAGGACCTGGAACAGCAGATCAGGCAATTGAATGATGAGGATTATATTACACGTATAGCGCGCAGTGAATTCTTCCTGTCGGAAGAAGGGGAGATTGTCTTCAACCTCTCCGATCTGGAGACGCCTGAAGAGAAAGCAGAAAAAGATGAAAACGGGAAATAGTCATTACAATAATGTAATGATTATTTTTCTTTTTAGTGATATGATAGAAGAAGATTAAATGATAATTGGGAGGATAATATATTAACATGTCAGTTGAAGTGGGCAGTAAAGTAAAAGGGAAAGTCACGGGTATAAAGAATTTCGGGGCATTTGTCCAATTGCCGGGCGGCAAGACAGGGCTCGTTCACATCAGTGAGGTTGCAGATCAGTATGTAGAGGATATCAATGAGCACCTTAGTGTAGGCGAAGAAGTTGAAGTGAAGGTCCTATCCGTTGGTGATGATGGCAAGATCAGTCTGTCCATCAAAAAAGCGAAAGAACCAAAACCTAAGCCGAAACCACGCAAGGATCCGTCTCCGGAAGACTTTGAGAAGAAACTTTCAAGCTTCCTTAAGGACAGCGAAGACCGCATGTCTACCATCAAAAGACAAACCGAATCACGCCGCGGTGGAAGAGGCAAAAAATAAATAGATATAGAGACGATTCCAGTAATCGT contains the following coding sequences:
- a CDS encoding MazG nucleotide pyrophosphohydrolase domain-containing protein gives rise to the protein MKRIEIIGLGSSDFDQMPLGIWRRLESAGRIHLRTKDHPAVQALAAGGVDLVDYDHLYEQHQTFEETYEAIVSALMEEAEQGDVLYAVPGHPLFYETTTELLIERERQGEVVLAISGGQSFLDPVITTLRIPVNEGFQVLDGTSFKPGELDYRKHTLVTQVYDQYSLGEAKISLLDYYPAETEAKIVEAAGSAGEQVYSMALHEIDHLDIQSNLLCLYIPRVEDSSMAQRDIHHMTEIFDTLVSEEGCPWDKVQTHESIERHLIEEAYEVIEAIERQDDEGIVEELGDILLQVALHSAIGKKNGYFDFYDVLDSLNAKVVRRHPHVFGEASVESLDDLSRVWSEAKAKEGKKEKVKYEKAYGEIVLEWMKETIHHERPLEDIIKERRDRDET
- a CDS encoding RNA-binding S4 domain-containing protein; translated protein: MRLDKFLKVSRVIKRRTLAKEISDEGRVKVNDRAAKAGTDLSVGDIVEIEFGRKIVTLEVVQLEAHAKKEDADRMYRIIKEQKIEKDSSFL
- a CDS encoding septum formation initiator family protein encodes the protein MSKVVKIINNYTRKRENEQKTKQDENRVAKRRTLLFGSILLVAAGILLLVAFNQKNQNQLIHEELVQAQVVLDERKNEAEDLEQQIRQLNDEDYITRIARSEFFLSEEGEIVFNLSDLETPEEKAEKDENGK
- a CDS encoding S1 domain-containing RNA-binding protein translates to MSVEVGSKVKGKVTGIKNFGAFVQLPGGKTGLVHISEVADQYVEDINEHLSVGEEVEVKVLSVGDDGKISLSIKKAKEPKPKPKPRKDPSPEDFEKKLSSFLKDSEDRMSTIKRQTESRRGGRGKK